The Microbulbifer sp. YPW1 genome contains the following window.
CCCCACTGGCCTGCCGTACTTCAAGGGCGACCTGGCGTTGGTTGATGCGGCCCTGGCAAGTGGCTGCTGGCCACACGCAGTACGTGCGGGCGATACCCGTGACGTAGAAGAGGAAAGCCTGGGTGTATACGCACAGGTTGACTTTGACACCGACGTCGCCGGCCGCCGCCTCCACGGTAACGTGGGCGTGCGCACAGTGGAGACTGAGCTGACCTCTACCGGTCTGCAGAACGGTGCTGTTGAAGTAACGGTTGAAAATGACTACCGCGATACACTGCCTTCTTTGAATCTGGCATACGAAGTGCTGGACGATGTAGTGGTGCGTGGTAGCGCTGCCAAGGTAATGTCCCGCCCCAACCTGGGTACGCTGAACCCTGGCGGCAGCGTTGGCATCTTCGGCGATCCCACTGTTAGCTACGGCAACCCGTTCATCGAGCCGTTCCGTGCCAAGGCCTACGATCTGGGTGCCGAGTGGTACTTCGCTGAAAACGCGGTGGTGTCTGTGGCCTACTTCGTGAAAGACATCGAATCCCTGCCGATTAGCCAGACAGATATTTTGTCTTGGGCTGAAACCGGTCTGCCGGATAGTCTGCTGGGCGCTCAGTACGATGATCTGTACAACGCGGACTTCGAAGTTAAGCGCACCGTAAACGGCGAGAAAGGTGGTGAGCTGGACGGTTGGGAGCTGCAATACCAGCAGCCGCTGACTTTCCTGCCGGGACCGGAATGGGTTCGTAACTTCGGTGTTATCGCCAACCTGACCAAAGTCAGCTCTGAGGTGACCTACCGTGTTGGCCAGCCCGATGAGTTCAAAGGCCCGCTGAGCGGCCAGTCTGACGATTCTTCCAACCTGACTCTGTATTGGGAGAACGACGATTTCTCTGCGCGTCTGTCCGTGGCGAATCGCGGTGAGTATTCCACCCGTCCGCAAGAGGCCAGTGAAGAAAAAAGACGCTACGTTGATGCTACTAGCTTCCTGGACTTCTCTGCCAGCTACCGTGTGAATGACAACCTCAAAGTTAACTTTGAGGCAATCAACCTCACTGACGAGCCGGTATTTGAGTACATGGATGGCAATGCCAAGCGCATGATCACCGAGATCAGCACTGGTGCGCAGTACTTCGTAGGTGCTCAGTACAAGTTCTAATCTGATTTAGAGCTTCTCAGATGTAGCGGCCGGGTGCAGGGATCTGCCGGTGGGGACACCGGCGTAAGGATTCGAATTCGCACCCGGCCGTTTTTCGATTTAACGGCAAGCTAATTTGTTGATTGCCAGAAAAACAGAATAAAACCCGACTTCGTGGAGACCTCTGTGAAACTGTTTGACCAGTCCAAAAGCAAACTGGGCCTGAATGCCATCGCATTTGCGCTGACGGCGGCAACCCTGACCGCGTGCGGTGAAAAAGCTGCCCAGTCCCCGGAAGAAGCCGCCGCACCCGCGGCAGAAGCGGAAAAGCCCAGTGCGATCGCGACCCTCGAGCTTTCCAACCCCTCAGCCTTCCCGCGCCTGGACGAAGCGGTTTACCTCAGCTACTACGAACTCGGACTGAAAGCCGGTTTTGCTTCACCCATCGCGGTGTGGAAACAGGCCGAACAGATTCCCGTGCAGGCCATCGACAAAGACGCCGATGGCAGCAAAGACGGCATCATCTTCACCGTTGATGTAGCCGTCGATGAAACCCTCAAGCTGCGCATCGCCGAAGCAGATGCGCCGGCAGATTCCGTGGCCAAGCGCACTCAGGCGGAAATCTCCCACAAAGTGGGCGGTGAGTGGAAAGAGCGCGAATATCTCGGCGGCAGCTTCCAGAACGTCAGTACCCTGGAAGTCCCCAAAGAACACACCGACCACTCCTGGTATATCCGCTATGAAGGCCCTGGTATTGAATCCGATCTGGTCGGCTACCGTGTGTATCTGGACTGGCGCAACGGCTTCGATATTTTCGGCAAGTCGATCCAGGAGCCCGTACTGCAGGGTGTGGGCCAGGATGGTTTTGATTCCTACCACGAGCCCGCCGACTGGGGCATGGATATCCTGAAAGTAGGCAGTGCCGTCGGCGTTGGCGGTTACGGTTACTGGGATGGGGAAAAAGTCATTCGCGTGAGTGACGTGCAGGACTGGCGCGCGGAAATCACCGAAAACGGCGACCTGTATTCCGCGTTCAAGATCGACTACCTCGGCTGGAAGCCGGTTGAAGGTGTCGAGACCGATTTGAGCGCGCAGCTTTCCATGCACGCGGGCAGCCGCCTGGTGGAAGTGAATGCGAAAACCAGCGCAGAGCTGGACAACCTGATTGCCGGTATCGTGAATCACAAGGGTACCGAGCTGATTGTTGGTGACATGGATATTACCGGCCACGCGTACACCTATATCGGTACCTACGGCCCGCAGAGCCTCGATGGTGCCAATCTGGGTATGGCGGTACTGGCCAAGCGCAAGGCGATCAAGGAAACCACCAGCGACGAGCACAACCAGGTGGCCATCCTGAAGCCGGCCGACAAAGAAGTTCAGTACTACTTTGTTGCCGCCTGGGCCAATGAAGTGGAGAGCCGCCACGGCCCGATTACGACCAAGGCCGAATTCGAAACCTACCTCGAGCAGGAAGCAGAAAAGCTCACCATGCCCCTGCGTCAGCGCCTGACTACCGCAGCGAGCGAAGCAGAAACGGATAAACCTTTATCTGCTGATGTGGCGCTGGACTGGAGCAAGCGCCTGGCGGATTCCGAGCTGGAACGTAAAACCCTGGATTACCGCTTTGGCGGTTACGACCATATCCGCAAGCGTCCATCCTACTTCGAGTACACCACCGGCATGGTCATGCAGGCCTACGATGAGCTGAACCAGGTGGCTCCGGAAGCGCGCTACGCCGACGCGGTGCAGACCGTCATGGGTTCCTTCGTCAACGAAGATGGCTCCATCAATGGTTACGTACAGGACAAATACAATATCGACAGCATTCGCGCCGGCACCATGCTGCTGCGTATGTACGAGCGCAACAACGACGAAAGCTACAAGAAGGCGGTCGATACCCTGTTCGAACAGCTGGAGCATCATCCCCGTACTTCTGCCGGTGCCTTCTGGCACAAGAAGCGCTACCCCTACCAGGTATGGCTCGACGGCGTTTACATGGGGATTCCGTTCCTCGCCCACTACGAACAGCTGATGCACGAGCAGCCGAATGTCGACGAAGTACTGGCCGAATTCAAACTGGTCAACGAAGTACTGAAAGATCCGGAGACTGGCCTGTTCTACCACGCCTGGGATGAAAAACGTCAGCAGGTCTGGGCCGATAAGGAAAGCGGTCTATCCGGTTACCACTGGGCGCGCGGTATGGGCTGGTTGGCGATGGCGCTGGTGGATGTACTGGACTTTATTCCAGAAGAAAACGCTGAACAGCGTCAGTACCTGCTGGACATGATTGCCGAGATCGCACCGGTAATCGAAAAGTACCAGGATCCGGAAACCGGTACCTGGTGGCAGATTATCGACAAGCCCGGTGAGCGCGGTAACTACCGCGAGTCCACTGCCAGCACCATGTTCACCTACTTCTATGCCAAGGCGCTGAACCAGGGATACCTGCCCAAGGACAAGTACCTCGGTACCGCCAAAAAAGCCTACCAAGGCCTGCTGGATGAGTTTGTTCAGGTACACGCCGACGGCACCATCAGCATCACTGATATGTGTCAGGTGGCTGGCCTTGGCTTTGGCCGCGACGGTAGCTACGAGTACTACATGAGCGAGCCGATCTACGACGACGACCCCAAAGGTACTGCGCCGTTTATTACTTCCGGCGTTGAGATGTACAAGCTGTTGAAGTCCGAATCTTAAAATTTACCTGAAGGTTCGCGGTGCCGTTTACTGGTGCTGTGGCGGTTCTGCTGACCGGCGCCCTTGCGCGAGACACGCCGTAAACCCATCCATGGGGCTTGTCGAAAAGGTCCCTCTTTTCGACAGTCTCGCTCAAGGGCGCCGGCCACCAGAACCTTCGCATAGCAGTGCAGTGGGCACCTGCGACCTAGATGTACAACAGGGGAAAAATATGACCACCAATTTCGAAGAGCGTTACGCCAGTCACCCGAGTGACTATGTCAACTACGATACCGACCGCCTGCGTGAAGAGTTCCTCGTGCCGAAGCTTTTCGAAGCGGATACAGTGCGCCTCACCTACACCCATGTAGACCGCATGATCGTGGGTGGCATCATGCCGGTGGAAGAAACCGTGCAGCTGGAAACCGTGGAGGCCCTGCGCTCCGAGTATTTTCTTGAGCGCCGCGAGTTGGGACTTATAAATATTGGTGGCTCCGGAACCGTGGAGGTGGATGGCAAGGTGCACGAAATCGGCCACAAGGAAGCCCTCTATGTGGGACGCGGTTCCGTGGTGGTGAAACTGAGTAGTGCGGACAAATCCAACCCCGCCAAGTTCTACTTAAACTCCGCGCCGGCGCACTGTGCCTATCCAACGGTAAATGTGAGCAAGGCCGATGCCAATGTCATGGAGCGTGGCGCCAGTGAAACCTGCAACCAGCGAGTGATCAACCAGCTGTTGGTGAACGGCGTCATCCAGACCTGCCAATTGCAGATGGGCATGACCGAGCTGGCGCCCGGCAGCGTTTGGAATACCATGCCGGCACATACCCACAGCCGCCGCATGGAAGCCTACATGTATTTCAATGTGCCGGAGGGGCAAGCGGTGTGTCATTTCATGGGCCCGCCGCAACATACCCGGACACTGTGGATGCACAACGAGCAGGCGGTGATCTCGCCCACTTGGTCTCTGCACTCCGGTGTGGGTACCGCCAATTACACCTTTATCTGGGGAATGGCGGGAGAAAACCTGGATTACGACGATATGGATTTTGTGCAGCCCAACGAGTTGCGCTGATATTGCAGCGTGGTGGATTGCCGAGCTAATTCACCCTGCTGAAACCTATCCCCATATCCCCGTAGGGTAGACACGCGCAGTGTATCTACCGGAAAACTGGAGTAAATTTATGTCCAAATCACTGTTCGACTTAACCGGTAAACTCGCACTGGTTACCGGAGCTACCCACGGCCTGGGTATGGCCATGGCACAGGGCCTCGGCGACGCCGGAGCAAAATTGGTTATCACCGGTCACTCCTCTCAGGAAAAACTGGATAACGCTGTTTCCGAACTGCGTGAAAAAGGCTACGACGCCCACGGCTATCTGTTCAATGTCACCAACGAAGACGAAGTGAACGAAATGGTGCCGGTGATCGAGCAGGAGCAGGGACCGATCGATGTACTGGTCAACAACGCCGGTATCATCCGCCGTGTGCCGCTGCTGGAAATGGAGCTGTCCGAGTGGAACAAGGTGCTGGAAACCAATCTCACCGGGGTAATGGTGATGAGCCGCCCGGTGGTCCGGCGCATGATCGAGCGCGGTGCCGGCAAGATCATTAATATCTGCTCCATGATGAGTGAGCTGGGTCGCGACAGTGTGTCTGCCTACGCAGCATCCAAGGGCGGTCTGAAGATGCTGACCCAGAATATGGCGACCGAATGGGCGCGTCACAATATCCAGGTCAACGGGATTGGCCCGGGCTACTTCGCCACCAGCCAGACTGCGCCAATCCGCGTGGACGGTCACCCGTTTAACGATTTCATTATCGGGCGCACGCCGGCGGGTCGCTGGGGTAACCCGGAAGACCTGCAAGGTGCAGCGGTATTCCTGTCCAGTGATGCGAGTAATTTCGTCAACGGCCAGGTGGTATATGTCGATGGTGGGATTTTGGCGACTATCGGAAAACCGAGCAACGAGTAATAGAACCCATCGGTAATTCAGTGATATTTTCGATCCAGCAGTAGCGCCGTTAGTGCGACGCTACTGCTGGCCTCCCCAGGTTTTTCCTAAACCGACAACCGATGTCGCTATTTAGCGCATGTATTCTCGATGTTAAAGGTGGAGGTGAGTCTGCGCCAAAAGCTCCCCCTGCCCTAATAATATCCACAGTCAGCTGATACAGCGCGAAAGCGGTCTCCTGCGCACTACTACCCTATAGCCAGTTGTGGCTCACCCTCTCAAATATCCGTTTTTTCAATTCCCCCGATCAATTTACTTGCCGGATCAGCTGCCCTTTCTAGACTCAAGGTATGTGGCCGGATGAGTGGCGCACTATACCTGTGGAAATTCATCCGCCCCGATCATTCGGGAGCGGGATATTCGGCATAAGGCGTCTTGGCTTAATTTCTTCCGGTAATAAACTCCGACATTCATGAGGGGTGAATCCGTTGACTGAAGAGCAACTACCATCGACCCGCGAGCAGCGCCGCAGGGAAGGTCGCCTGGTGCTGTTTATCCTCGTGTTTCTGTTTCCGATCCTGGCGGTTGCGATTGTCGGTGGTTACGGATTTTTCGTGTGGATACTGCAAATGATCTTCGGCCCCCCGGGGCCTCCCGTCTGATGAGTCCGTTTATATCCGCCTGTGGCGGGAATCTTCGTGTCAGGCCCTACTATCAGGTTCACCAGATATTTGGCCCCGACGAACAAATTGTGCTGTGTAGTTCAAGCCAAGCCGAGCAGGCTCCAATGAGAGCGACCCGAATATGAGAGAGCATCACTACCGAGACCGCGACTACAACGACCCGGCAGCCGGGGATGGCGGCACCCTGCACATTGCCAGTCTGCTGGTGCATGTGCGACCGGAGCGTATTCCCATGGTTTCGGCTTGGGTAGACTCCTGTCCCGAACTGGAAATTCATCTCGGCAGTGAGGAAGGCAAACTGGTGATGGTGCTGGAGACTTCCGACCACCATTTTATCAACACGATGATCGAGACCATCAAGGACCAGCAGGGTGTGCTTAACGTCGCTATGGTCTACCACGAGGAGCTGAAGCTGTCTGAGGTGGATCACGTGCTGGAAGAGCAGGCAGCCGACGCAGACACGCAGCCGGTAAAAATTGTGGGAGAACTGTGACATGGTGATCACCCGACGTGACTTTACCAAGGCGAGTGCGGTGGTTGCCGCGGCAGCGGCTGCCGGACTGGCGATACCCGCTAAAACCCAGAACCTGGTGAGCAAGGGCGGTGCCAACGAACTCAAGTGGAACAAGGCCGCCTGTCGTTTCTGCGGCACCGGCTGCAGTGTCATGGTGGGCACCAAGGACAACCGCGTGGTGGCTACCCACGGCGATATCAAGGCCGAGGTAAACCGCGGTCTGAACTGCGTAAAAGGCTATTTCCTGTCGAAAATCATGTATGGCAGTGATCGCCTTAAAAAGCCCTTGCTGCGCATGAAAAATGGAAAGTACGACAAGAGCGGAGATTTTGCCGAGGTTTCCTGGGATCAGGCCTTCGATGTTATGGCCCAGAAATACAAGGAGGCGATCAAGAATCACGGTCCTGAATCCGTGGGCATGTTCGGCTCCGGGCAGTGGACCGTGTGGGAAGGTTACGCGGCCAGCAAGTTGATGAAAGCGGGGTTCCGCTCCAACAATATCGATCCAAATGCGCGCCACTGTATGGCGTCTGCAGTAATGGGCTTTATGCGCACCTTCGGCATCGATGAGCCCATGGGTTGCTACGACGATTTTGAAGCCGCAGATGCATTTGTGCTATGGGGCTCCAATATGGCGGAGATGCACCCAATCCTGTGGTCGCGGGTCACGGATCGCCGTCTTTCCCATCCTGGCTGCAAAGTTGCTGTGCTGTCTACCTACGAACACCGCAGCTTCGAGCTGGCGGATATTCCGATGGTGATGACACCGCACAGCGATTTGCTGATTCTGAATTTTATTGCCAATTACATTATTCAGAATAACAAGGTAAACAAAGACTTCGTCAAAAAGCACACCCATTTTGTACGCGGTAAAACCAATATCGGCTACGGCCTGCGGGATGAAGACCCGCGCGAGCAGAAAGCCACCGGACGCGACAAGGCGAACACCTGGGAAGATATGAGCTTCAAGGAGTTTGCGGAATTTCTCAAGCCTTACACCCTCGATCGCGCCGCCAAGGAAAGTGGCGTGCCCAAAGAACGGCTGACCGCACTTGCCGAACTGTATGCCGACCCGAACATCAAGGTGATGTCCCTGTGGACCATGGGGTTCAACCAGCACACCCGCGGGGTGTGGGCGAACAATATGGCTTACAACATCCACCTGCTGACCGGGAAAATTTCCAGTCCCGGCAACAGTCCTTTCTCGCTGACCGGACAGCCTTCAGCCTGCGGTACCGCACGTGAAGTAGGAACCTTTTCCCACCGTCTGCCGGCAGACCTGCTGGTAGCGAACCCGAAACACCGCGCCACGGCAGAAAAGATCTGGCGGTTACCGGAGGGCACCATCCCGCCGAAGCCCGGCTTCCACGCCGTTGCCCAGAGTCGCGCGCTGAAAGACGGCAAGCTCAGGGTCTACTGGACCCAGGCTTCCAACAACGCCCAGGCCGGGCCTAACCTGATGCAGGAATTACTGCCGGGATGGCGCAACCCGGATACCTTTGTGGTTGTTTCCGATGTGTACCCAACCACTTCTGCCCAGGCCGCGGACCTGATTCTGCCTACTGCCATGTGGGTGGAAAAAGAAGGGGCGTACGGCAATGCCGAGCGCCGGACCCAGTTCTGGCACCAGCAGGTGAAAGCACCGGGAGAAAGCAAGTCGGATCTGTGGCAGTTGGTGGAATTCTCCAAGCGGTTTAAAACCGACGAGGTGTGGCCGGAGGAACTGAGTAAAACGCGCGGCTACAAGGGCAAGACCCTGTACGAAGTCCTGTTCGCTAATGGCCATGCCAATCGCTTCCCGAACTCCGATCGGGATAAAGAATATGCCAACGATGAATCTGATGCGTTTGGTTTCTATATCCAGAAGGGGTTGTTTGAAGAGTACGCAGAGTTCGGTCGCGGTCACGGCCATGATCTGGCCCCCTTTGATGTGTACCACAAGGTGCGCGGACTGCGCTGGCCGGTGGTGGATGGCAAGGAGACCCGCTGGCGTTTCCGCGAAGGCTACGATCCCTACGTCAAGAAAGGTGCCGGAGTTCAGTTCTACGGCAACGACGACGGTCGCGCCCGTATTTTTGCGTTGCCTTACGAGCCGCCGGCGGAATCACCGGATAAAGAATACCCCTACTGGTTGTGTACCGGTCGCGTACTGGAGCACTGGCATACGGGATCCATGACCCAGCGTGTTCCGGAGCTGTTCAGTGCCGTGCCCTATGCACTGGTTTACATGCATCCCGATGATGCGCAGGCGCAGGGCTTTCGTCGCGGTAGTGAGATAAAGGTCATCAGTCGTCGCGGCGAGATGATCGCGCGGGTTGAGACACGCGGACGCGCGAAGACCCCCAAGGGGTTGGTGTACGTGCCCTTCTTCGATGCCCAGCGCCTGATCAACAAAGTCACCCTCGATGCCACAGACCCCATTTCCAAGCAGACCGACTTCAAGAAATGCGCGGTGAAGCTGGAACTGGTTTCGCTGGCCTGATGGCGCGCAAACCCGGTAGCGTAAAACAAAGCTGAGTAGCGATCATGAGCATAAAACAGGTATTCACCATCGTCGTTGCCGTCATCGTATTCGTTTGCGGTCTGGCAACGGTGGCGGAGCAGTTTCCCGATACACCGGGGCCGGATGGCATCCGCAAAGGTGGCACCTTATTTGAAACGGAGGATGCCCCACAACTTGCCGACCCGATAAATGCTGATGGAAAGCGGGTACGCGCCTATCCGGAGCAACCGCCAACCATCCCGCACACGATTCGCGGCTATCAGATCGACAAGAACAACAACCGCTGCCTGGAATGCCACAACCGCATACAGACCGGTGTCAGCGGCGCGCCCATGATCAGTATCACCCACTTTATGGATCGCGATTTCCAGGCGCTCGCCGATGTGGCTCCGCGGAGGTATTTCTGCCTGCAGTGCCATGTCCCGCAGACCAACGCGAAGTCGTCCGTGGGCAACACCTTTGAGGATGTGGATATCCTGCTGCGCAAAGAGAAAAAGTCGCAGGGCGAGCAGTAACACATCCGACAACAATCGATCCGGGAACTGAGTGATGATTGACTGGATAAAAGGCTACTGGCGCACACTGAGCCGCCCCGCCACGGCGTTCAGCCTTGGCTTCCTGTTGCTAAGTGGTTTTATCGCCGGGATCATATTCTGGGGTGGCTTCAACACCGCTCTGGAGGCCACCAACACCGAGAAATTCTGCATCAGTTGCCATGAGATGCAGGACAACGTCTATCAGGAGTTGAAAGGCACCATTCACTGGACCAACCGCTCCGGGGTACGAGCCACCTGCCCGGATTGCCATGTACCGCACGAGTGGACCCACAAGATTGCGCGCAAGATGCAGGCCTCAAAAGAAGTCTGGGGCAAGATATTCGGGACGATTAGCACCCGGGAAAAATTCCTCGACAAGCGTCTGGAGCTGGCCCGCCACGAATGGGCGCGACTCAAGGCCAACGACTCCCTGGAGTGTCGCAACTGCCACGACTTCGAGTACATGGATTTCAGCGTGCAGAGTCCGCGCGCACGTAAATTGCACTCTACGCAACTGGCGACGGGCAACGCTACCTGTATCGATTGTCACCGGGGTATTGCCCACCACCTGCCAAATATGGAAAACGAAGATGCCTGGGGGCCGGACAACCCCGCGCATGATGCCAGCCGCTTCGGTGATGATAATCCGCTGAAGTTGAAGGATGACAAAGAGACTGAAAACAAAGAGCCTGAGGAAGATGCACCCTAGGAACAAAGTGAAAAAACGGGCTGGGAAATCTGATACCCAGAATCCGGATTAAGATACCAGACAAAAAAATCCCGCGGTTTTGGCCGCGGGATCATAAAACGTTTCCAAGGGAGATCCTTAAAAAGGCATGGAAACTTAGCGAGAAAAACTAGAAAACAACATTAAAAACAAATCAAACAAACGAAAACTGTGACAAACAGTGCCTGAATCAGGCTGATAACATAATCTTCAAATTGGTGTCACACAGAAAAATATTTCTGTGCGCAGGCCAGCGTACCTTCCGCATTCAGCTTATCCAGCCAGTCGGTCAACGCGCTTTGCAGACGCTCGCTGTTGCGCAGGTCGTCGCCGAACACCGGGGTATAAGCGAGGAACGCAGCAGCCATTGCAGCACTGCCTTCAGGCTTGTACTGATCGCACAGCGCCTTCAGTTCCGATGCCAGCGGATCGGAAACCTCGATGGCATTTCCCTTTTCGTCCACTGCCGATACGTAGCGGATCCAGTTCGCCAGCGCGAAGCTCAGTACCTCGATAGGACCATCGTTTTCCAGCTGATGGCGCAGGGTGCCCAGCCAGCGCTGCGGGATCTTCTGCGAACCGTCCATGGCAATCTGCCAGGTGCGGTGGCGCAACGCGCGGTTCTCGAAGCGTTCGATCAGTTCCGCCTGGTAGGCGGCAATATCGAAGTCCGCCGGCACATCAATGGAAGTCGTCGCTTCGGACTGCATGAAGTGCAGCGCCAGCTTATTGAACGCCGGCACCGCCATCACATCCGCCACCGTCTCACAGCCGGCCAGATAACCGCTGTAGGCCAGCATCGAATGGCTACCGTTCAGCAGGCGCAGTTTGATCAGCTCGTAGACCTCCACATCGTCTACCAGTGTCGCGCCGGCCTTGTCCCAAGCCGGGCGACCGCGCAGGAAATTGTCTTCCACCACCCACTGCGCGAAAGGCTCCGCCATCACCGCCGCCTCATCGCGACAGCCGAGAATACTTTCCAGCTCCTCGCGATCTGCATCGGTAGTCGCGGGCACAATGCGGTCCACCATAGTGGCCGGAGTCGTGGTGTTCTCGGCAATCCACTCCGCCAGTTCCGCATCCACTTTCTCTGCGTACTGATTCAGCACTTTACCTAACAGCTTGCCGTTAGACGGCAGGTTGTCGCAGGACAGCACCGTAAAGCCCGGCAGGCCGCGGTCTTTGCGCAGCGCCAGCGCTCCCACGATATAACCCAGCGCAGACTTCGGTTGAGACGGATTGGCAAGATCGTGCACCACATCCGGGTGCTGCGGGTTCAGGTTGCCACTGGCCGGATCGTGGCAGTAGCCTTTTTCGGTAATAGTCAGGGAAACAATGCGCACGCTCTCCTGAGCCAGTAGCTCCAGCAACTGCTGCGGGCTTTCCGGGCCCACATATACATCGCTGACCGCGCCAATAATCTGCACCTTGGTGCCTGCATTGGACTTCTCGACGACGGAGTAGAGACCGTTCTGTGGCACCAGTTGATCGCGAACACCGGCGGAGCGCAGGCTCGCACCCACAATACCCCAGTCCTTTTCACCGGCGGCAATACGGTTTTCCGTGTACCACGCCTGGTGCGCGCGGTGGAATGCGCCGATACCGAGGTGCACGATGCCGGTAGTGACTTCGCTGCGGTCGTAGGCGGGTTTGATGACCTCTGCAGGGAGGTTTTCGAGAATACTGTTGTTGAGTCTTTGTTGGCTCATTTTTTCTAACCTTTTTTGAGTAACATGCTGACGAAGCGGATTACTCAAAATTGAAGCTGGAGTGCTGGGCACCTGTTTTTGAAAGCGTGAGCGACAGTGATGTCGCTCACGCAGCGTACAGGGACGTATTCACAGCGGTTTCAAAAGCAGGTGCCCAGTGCTCCGGCGCCACAGGCGTTGAAACAGGGCACCGCTGGATCAGAGCTTGTAAGCCTTCTTCGCCAGGTTGTAGGCGAGATCTTCGGCCAGTTCGAAGGCTTCGTCTTCCTGCAGGCGGTGGTCGGAGACCAGCTGTGCCAGCCACACGCAGTCCATGCGGCGCGCCACATCGTGACGGGCGGGGATGGACAGGAACGCGCGGGTATCGTCATTGAAGCCGACGGTATTGTAGAAACCGGCAGTCTCGGTCACCTGCTCGCGGAAACGGCGCATACCTTCCGGGCTGTCGTGGAACCACCAGGACGGACCCAGCTTCAGTGCCGGGTAGTGGCCCGCCAGCGGTGCCAGTTCGCGGCTGTAGCTGGTCTCATCCAGAGTAAACAGAATGATCGACAGGTTCGGCTCATTGCCTACCGCTTCCAGCAGCGGTTGCAGTGCGTGTACGTAATCCGTCTGCGAAGGAATGTCGCAGCCCTTGTCGCGACCAAAGCGCTCGAACACCACCTTGTTATGGTTGCGGAAAGAGCCCGGGTGAATCTGCATCACCAGGCCATCCTCGATACTCATGCGCGCCATCTCGGTCAGCATCTGACCGCGGAACAGCTCCGCGTCTTCAGCGCTGCACTTGCCATCGCGCACCTTCAGGAACAGTGCTTCGGCCTCGGACGCCGACAGATTCGCCGTGGTCGCCGTCGGGTGGCCGTGGTCGGTAGAGGTCGCGCCCATTTTCTTGAAGAACTCGCGACGGTTGCGCAGTGCCGCCAGGTAACCGGACCAGGAGGAGGTATCCTCACCGGTGATTTCCGCCAGCTGCGCCAGGTTATCGGTAAAGCCCTCGAAATCCGGATCCAGCACCGGATCCGGACGGAAGGCAGTAATCACACGCCCTTTCCAGCCGCTGTCCAGAATCTTCTGGTGGTGACGCAAGTCATCCAGCGGGGATTCGGTGGTCGCGATCACCTCGATATTGAAACGCTCGAACAGTGCCCGTGGCAGAAACTCCGGCTGGCGCAGGTAGCTGTCGATGCGCTCGTAGTAGAGATCCGCGGTTTCTGAGCTCAGCTGCACGTCCAGCTCGAAGACATCGTGAAATACCGTATCCAGCCAGGTGCGCGACGGGGTGCCGCGGAACAGGTGGTAGTTGTCCGCCAGCAGCTGCCAGATCTTGCGCGGATCCTGTTCGACTTCGGAACCGTCTTGGGTGCGGATACCCAGGCTCTCCAGCGGGATACCCTGGGAATAGAGCATGCGGAACACATAGTGGTCCGGACGGATCAGCAGGTTGGTGGGGTTACCGAACGGCTGGTTCTCGGCAAACCAGGACGGATCCGTATG
Protein-coding sequences here:
- a CDS encoding nitrate reductase cytochrome c-type subunit; this translates as MSIKQVFTIVVAVIVFVCGLATVAEQFPDTPGPDGIRKGGTLFETEDAPQLADPINADGKRVRAYPEQPPTIPHTIRGYQIDKNNNRCLECHNRIQTGVSGAPMISITHFMDRDFQALADVAPRRYFCLQCHVPQTNAKSSVGNTFEDVDILLRKEKKSQGEQ
- a CDS encoding mannitol dehydrogenase family protein; translated protein: MSQQRLNNSILENLPAEVIKPAYDRSEVTTGIVHLGIGAFHRAHQAWYTENRIAAGEKDWGIVGASLRSAGVRDQLVPQNGLYSVVEKSNAGTKVQIIGAVSDVYVGPESPQQLLELLAQESVRIVSLTITEKGYCHDPASGNLNPQHPDVVHDLANPSQPKSALGYIVGALALRKDRGLPGFTVLSCDNLPSNGKLLGKVLNQYAEKVDAELAEWIAENTTTPATMVDRIVPATTDADREELESILGCRDEAAVMAEPFAQWVVEDNFLRGRPAWDKAGATLVDDVEVYELIKLRLLNGSHSMLAYSGYLAGCETVADVMAVPAFNKLALHFMQSEATTSIDVPADFDIAAYQAELIERFENRALRHRTWQIAMDGSQKIPQRWLGTLRHQLENDGPIEVLSFALANWIRYVSAVDEKGNAIEVSDPLASELKALCDQYKPEGSAAMAAAFLAYTPVFGDDLRNSERLQSALTDWLDKLNAEGTLACAQKYFSV
- a CDS encoding cytochrome c3 family protein, translating into MIDWIKGYWRTLSRPATAFSLGFLLLSGFIAGIIFWGGFNTALEATNTEKFCISCHEMQDNVYQELKGTIHWTNRSGVRATCPDCHVPHEWTHKIARKMQASKEVWGKIFGTISTREKFLDKRLELARHEWARLKANDSLECRNCHDFEYMDFSVQSPRARKLHSTQLATGNATCIDCHRGIAHHLPNMENEDAWGPDNPAHDASRFGDDNPLKLKDDKETENKEPEEDAP
- the napA gene encoding nitrate reductase catalytic subunit NapA, with amino-acid sequence MVITRRDFTKASAVVAAAAAAGLAIPAKTQNLVSKGGANELKWNKAACRFCGTGCSVMVGTKDNRVVATHGDIKAEVNRGLNCVKGYFLSKIMYGSDRLKKPLLRMKNGKYDKSGDFAEVSWDQAFDVMAQKYKEAIKNHGPESVGMFGSGQWTVWEGYAASKLMKAGFRSNNIDPNARHCMASAVMGFMRTFGIDEPMGCYDDFEAADAFVLWGSNMAEMHPILWSRVTDRRLSHPGCKVAVLSTYEHRSFELADIPMVMTPHSDLLILNFIANYIIQNNKVNKDFVKKHTHFVRGKTNIGYGLRDEDPREQKATGRDKANTWEDMSFKEFAEFLKPYTLDRAAKESGVPKERLTALAELYADPNIKVMSLWTMGFNQHTRGVWANNMAYNIHLLTGKISSPGNSPFSLTGQPSACGTAREVGTFSHRLPADLLVANPKHRATAEKIWRLPEGTIPPKPGFHAVAQSRALKDGKLRVYWTQASNNAQAGPNLMQELLPGWRNPDTFVVVSDVYPTTSAQAADLILPTAMWVEKEGAYGNAERRTQFWHQQVKAPGESKSDLWQLVEFSKRFKTDEVWPEELSKTRGYKGKTLYEVLFANGHANRFPNSDRDKEYANDESDAFGFYIQKGLFEEYAEFGRGHGHDLAPFDVYHKVRGLRWPVVDGKETRWRFREGYDPYVKKGAGVQFYGNDDGRARIFALPYEPPAESPDKEYPYWLCTGRVLEHWHTGSMTQRVPELFSAVPYALVYMHPDDAQAQGFRRGSEIKVISRRGEMIARVETRGRAKTPKGLVYVPFFDAQRLINKVTLDATDPISKQTDFKKCAVKLELVSLA